Proteins from one Salmonella bongori NCTC 12419 genomic window:
- the bcsQ gene encoding cellulose biosynthesis protein BcsQ: MAILGLQGVRGGVGTTSITSALAWALQILGENVLVIDASPDNLLRMSFNVDFVHQGGWARSLLDGQDWRDAGLRYTSQLDLLPFGQLTVEEQENPQTWQERLNGIGSGIQALKASGRYTWILLDLPYGASTLTRRLVTLCDHMLVIANVDANCHIRLHQQALPAGAHILINDLRIGSQLQDDLYQVWLQSQRRLLPMAIHRDEAMAECMASKQPLGEYRSDSLAAEEVLTLANWCLLHDAGDKTFAGSAL; this comes from the coding sequence ATGGCGATTCTGGGATTGCAGGGCGTGCGCGGTGGGGTGGGAACCACATCTATCACCTCAGCACTTGCCTGGGCGTTACAAATCTTAGGGGAAAATGTGCTGGTGATTGACGCCAGCCCCGATAACCTGCTGCGCATGTCGTTTAACGTCGACTTCGTCCATCAGGGGGGATGGGCGCGTTCGTTGCTGGATGGTCAGGACTGGCGCGATGCCGGGTTACGTTATACCTCACAGCTCGATCTGCTGCCGTTTGGACAACTCACTGTGGAAGAGCAGGAAAATCCGCAGACCTGGCAGGAGAGGTTGAACGGGATCGGCTCTGGTATCCAGGCGCTGAAAGCGAGCGGACGTTACACCTGGATTTTACTGGATTTGCCCTATGGCGCGTCGACGCTGACGCGGCGGTTAGTCACATTGTGCGACCATATGCTGGTCATCGCTAACGTTGACGCCAATTGCCATATCCGCCTGCATCAACAGGCGCTGCCTGCTGGCGCGCATATCCTGATTAACGACTTACGCATCGGCAGCCAGTTACAGGACGATCTCTATCAGGTGTGGCTGCAAAGCCAGCGCCGTTTGTTGCCGATGGCGATCCATCGTGATGAAGCGATGGCGGAGTGCATGGCGTCGAAACAACCGTTAGGCGAGTATCGCAGCGATTCATTGGCCGCCGAAGAAGTGTTAACGCTGGCGAACTGGTGTTTACTGCATGATGCGGGCGACAAAACGTTCGCCGGGAGCGCTCTATGA
- the bcsR gene encoding cellulose biosynthesis protein BcsR has translation MYNDEPGAQSDPTLGYTFQNDFLALSQAFSLPEIDYTDISQREQLAAAIKRWPLLAEFAQQH, from the coding sequence ATGTATAACGATGAACCTGGCGCTCAGTCCGATCCAACGTTGGGCTACACTTTTCAAAATGATTTTCTGGCGTTAAGCCAGGCGTTTTCACTACCCGAAATAGATTATACCGATATTTCCCAACGCGAACAGTTGGCGGCGGCGATTAAAAGATGGCCGCTCCTGGCTGAATTTGCGCAACAACATTAA
- the bcsE gene encoding cellulose biosynthesis c-di-GMP-binding protein BcsE, whose translation MRDTVDPVFSLGISSLWDELRHMPAGGVWWINTDRQQDAISLVNQTIASQTEKANVAVISMEGVPGNAIKLDESHGPEKIRLFTMPDSEKGLYFLPHDLLCSVNPTYYFFILICANNTWRNITSESLHKWLEKMNKWTRFHHCTVLVINPCNNSDKQSSLLMGQYRSLSGLASLRFQGDQHLFDIAFWCSEKGVSARQQLLLCQQNERWTLSHQEETAIQPRSDEKRILSHVAVLEGAPPLSEHWALFDNNEALFNDARTAQAATIIFSLTQNNQIEPLARRIHTLRRQRGSALKIVVRENIASLRATDERLLLGCGANMVIPWNAPLSRCLTLIESVQGQQFNRYVPEDITTLLSMTQPLKLRGFQPWDTFCDAVHTMMGNTLLPADGKGVLVALRPVPGIRIEQALTLCRPNRTGDIMTIGGNRLVLFLSFCRVNDLDTALNHIFPLPTGDIFSNRMVWFEDKQISAELVQMRLLSPELWGTPLPLAKRADPVINAEHDGRIWRRIPEPLRLLDDTAERIS comes from the coding sequence ATGAGGGACACTGTGGACCCCGTATTTTCTCTCGGCATCTCATCATTATGGGATGAACTGCGCCATATGCCAGCCGGCGGTGTCTGGTGGATTAACACCGATCGCCAGCAAGATGCTATCAGCCTGGTGAATCAAACGATTGCGTCGCAAACAGAAAAGGCAAACGTCGCCGTCATCAGCATGGAGGGCGTTCCTGGCAACGCCATCAAATTAGATGAATCTCACGGACCGGAGAAAATCCGCTTATTTACCATGCCGGATTCAGAAAAAGGGCTATACTTTTTGCCTCACGATTTGCTTTGTTCTGTTAACCCCACTTATTACTTTTTCATTCTTATTTGCGCAAATAACACATGGCGGAATATAACGTCAGAAAGCCTACATAAATGGCTAGAAAAAATGAATAAATGGACGCGCTTTCATCATTGCACGGTGTTGGTTATTAACCCTTGTAATAATAGTGATAAGCAGTCCTCGCTGTTGATGGGTCAGTATCGCTCGCTGTCCGGCCTCGCCAGTTTACGTTTTCAGGGCGACCAACATTTGTTCGATATTGCCTTCTGGTGTAGTGAAAAAGGCGTCAGCGCCCGGCAACAGCTCTTGCTGTGTCAACAGAACGAGCGCTGGACGTTATCCCATCAGGAGGAGACGGCCATTCAGCCGCGTAGCGACGAAAAACGTATTCTCAGCCACGTTGCTGTCCTTGAAGGCGCACCGCCGCTTTCGGAACACTGGGCGCTTTTCGACAATAACGAAGCGCTCTTCAACGACGCGCGCACGGCACAGGCCGCAACGATTATTTTTTCTCTGACGCAAAATAACCAGATAGAACCGCTTGCCCGCCGTATTCATACTTTGCGGCGCCAGCGGGGAAGCGCGCTAAAAATTGTCGTGCGCGAAAATATCGCCAGTTTGCGCGCCACCGATGAACGCCTGCTACTGGGGTGCGGCGCCAATATGGTTATTCCCTGGAACGCCCCGCTTTCACGTTGCCTGACGCTGATTGAAAGCGTGCAGGGACAGCAGTTCAACCGTTACGTTCCGGAAGATATCACCACATTGCTGTCAATGACGCAGCCCTTAAAGCTGCGCGGTTTTCAGCCATGGGATACCTTCTGTGATGCCGTGCATACAATGATGGGCAACACACTACTGCCCGCCGATGGTAAAGGCGTTCTGGTCGCGCTACGTCCGGTGCCGGGTATTCGAATCGAGCAGGCGCTGACGTTGTGTCGTCCAAACCGAACCGGCGATATTATGACCATTGGCGGCAACCGCCTGGTGCTGTTTTTATCCTTCTGCCGGGTAAACGATCTGGATACCGCGTTAAACCATATTTTCCCTTTACCCACGGGCGATATTTTCTCTAATCGCATGGTCTGGTTTGAAGATAAACAAATCAGCGCGGAGCTGGTGCAGATGCGTTTATTATCACCGGAACTGTGGGGAACGCCGCTACCGCTGGCGAAACGCGCCGACCCGGTCATTAATGCCGAACACGATGGCCGCATCTGGCGTCGTATTCCAGAACCGCTACGATTGCTGGATGACACTGCGGAGCGTATATCATGA
- the bcsF gene encoding cellulose biosynthesis protein BcsF codes for MITISDIVQIILFCALIFFPLGYLARHSLRRISDTTRLLFAKPRYVKPAGTLRRATKVKADKK; via the coding sequence ATGATAACTATCAGCGATATCGTGCAAATTATTCTTTTTTGCGCGTTGATTTTCTTTCCACTGGGTTACCTGGCGCGTCATTCTTTACGCCGTATCAGTGACACGACCCGGCTGTTATTTGCCAAACCTCGCTATGTAAAACCCGCCGGAACTCTGCGCCGCGCAACGAAAGTCAAGGCCGACAAAAAATGA
- the bcsG gene encoding cellulose biosynthesis protein BcsG produces the protein MTQHTQTPSMPSPLWQYWRGLSGWNFYFLVKFGLLWAGYLNFHPLLNLVFMAFLLMPIPNYRLHRLRHWVAIPIGFALFWHDTWLPGPQSIMSQGTQVAEFSSGYMLDLITRFINWQMIGAVFVLLVAWLFLSQWIRVTVFVVAIMVWLNVLTLTGPVFTLWPAGQPTNTVTTTGGNAAATVATAGDKPVIGDMPAQTAPPTTANLNAWLNTFYTAEEKRKTTFPAQLPPDAQPFDLLVINICSLSWSDVEAAGLMSHPLWSHFDILFKHFNSGTSYSGPAAIRLLRASCGQPSHTRLYQPADNECYLFDNLAKLGFTQHLMMDHNGEFGGFLKEVRENGGMQSELMNQSGLPTALLSFDGSPVYDDLAVLNRWLAGEERETNPRSATFFNLLPLHDGNHFPGVSKTADYKIRAQKLFDELDAFFTELEKSGRKVMVVVVPEHGGALKGDRMQISGLRDIPSPSITNVPAGVKFFGMKAPHEGAPIDINQPSSYLAISELVVRAVDGKLFTEDSVNWNKLTSNLPQTAPVSENANAVVIQYQGKPYVRLNGGDWVPYPQ, from the coding sequence ATGACTCAGCATACTCAAACTCCCTCTATGCCTTCTCCGCTCTGGCAATACTGGCGCGGTCTTTCCGGCTGGAACTTCTATTTTCTGGTGAAGTTTGGCCTGCTGTGGGCGGGCTACCTGAATTTTCATCCTTTGTTGAATCTGGTGTTTATGGCATTCCTGCTGATGCCAATACCGAATTATCGCCTCCATCGACTGCGCCACTGGGTAGCCATTCCGATTGGCTTCGCGCTGTTCTGGCATGATACCTGGCTGCCCGGTCCGCAAAGTATTATGAGTCAGGGTACGCAGGTGGCGGAATTCAGCTCCGGCTATATGCTTGATCTGATTACCCGTTTTATTAACTGGCAAATGATCGGCGCTGTCTTCGTACTGCTGGTCGCCTGGCTATTTTTATCACAGTGGATTCGGGTCACGGTGTTTGTGGTCGCCATCATGGTGTGGCTGAACGTTCTGACGTTAACAGGCCCGGTTTTTACGCTGTGGCCTGCCGGTCAGCCAACCAATACGGTAACGACGACCGGCGGTAATGCGGCTGCTACCGTCGCGACCGCGGGCGATAAACCCGTCATCGGCGATATGCCTGCGCAAACCGCGCCGCCGACGACCGCGAATCTGAACGCCTGGCTGAACACGTTCTATACTGCAGAAGAAAAGCGGAAAACGACCTTCCCGGCACAGCTTCCGCCTGACGCACAGCCGTTTGACCTATTGGTGATCAATATTTGCTCACTCTCCTGGTCAGATGTCGAAGCGGCAGGCTTAATGTCGCATCCGCTATGGTCGCATTTTGACATTTTGTTTAAGCACTTTAATTCCGGTACGTCATACAGCGGCCCGGCGGCCATTCGTCTGCTGCGTGCCAGCTGTGGCCAGCCGTCGCATACCCGGCTTTACCAGCCAGCCGATAACGAATGTTATCTGTTTGATAATCTGGCGAAACTGGGCTTTACGCAACATCTGATGATGGATCATAACGGTGAATTTGGCGGCTTCCTGAAAGAAGTTCGTGAAAACGGTGGTATGCAGAGCGAACTGATGAATCAGTCTGGCCTGCCCACCGCTCTGCTGTCATTCGACGGCTCGCCGGTCTATGACGATCTGGCGGTCCTGAATCGCTGGTTGGCAGGGGAAGAACGTGAAACTAATCCCCGTTCCGCCACCTTCTTTAACCTGCTGCCATTACACGACGGCAACCACTTCCCCGGCGTCAGCAAAACGGCAGATTATAAAATCCGCGCACAAAAATTGTTTGATGAACTGGACGCCTTCTTTACCGAACTGGAGAAATCCGGGCGTAAGGTGATGGTGGTCGTCGTACCGGAGCACGGCGGCGCGCTGAAGGGCGACAGAATGCAGATCTCAGGCCTGCGCGATATTCCCAGTCCCTCCATCACCAATGTCCCGGCGGGCGTGAAATTTTTTGGCATGAAAGCCCCGCATGAGGGCGCGCCGATTGATATTAACCAGCCGAGCAGCTACCTGGCGATTTCCGAACTGGTCGTACGCGCCGTGGACGGTAAGCTCTTTACCGAAGACAGTGTGAACTGGAACAAGCTGACCAGCAATCTGCCGCAAACCGCGCCGGTTTCAGAAAACGCTAATGCGGTGGTGATTCAGTATCAGGGTAAGCCCTACGTTCGTCTGAATGGCGGCGACTGGGTGCCCTACCCGCAGTAA
- a CDS encoding aromatic amino acid transport family protein: MQEETLPLNNSKATTTPFPTKLPFTKYDFGWVLLCIGMAIGAGTVLMPVQIGLKGIWVFITAFIIAYPATYIVQDIYLKTLSESETCDDYTDIISHYLGKNWGIFLGVIYFLMIIHGVFIYSLSVVFDSASYIKTFGLTEADLSQSIVYKVAIFAVLVAIASGGEKLLFKISGPMVVVKVGIILVFGFAMIPHWNFGNISAFPAASVFFRDVFLTIPFCFFSAVFIQVLNPMNIAYRKREADRVLATRMAIRTHRISYITLIAVILFFSFSFTFSISHEEAVSAFEQNISALALAAQVIPGEIIHITSTVLNIFAVLTAFFGIYLGFHEALKGIVLNLLGRVMDIKNVNPLLLTSGICIFIVVTLVIWVSFRVSVLVFFQLGSPLYGIVACIIPFFLIYKVTKLEKLRGLKTWLILLYGILLCLSPLLKLIE, encoded by the coding sequence ATGCAGGAAGAAACATTACCATTAAATAACAGTAAGGCAACAACCACACCGTTCCCAACGAAATTACCGTTTACAAAATATGACTTTGGTTGGGTACTTTTGTGTATCGGTATGGCGATCGGCGCTGGCACCGTATTAATGCCGGTACAAATTGGCCTGAAAGGTATTTGGGTATTTATTACCGCTTTTATTATCGCTTATCCGGCAACTTATATCGTTCAGGATATTTATCTAAAAACGTTATCAGAAAGCGAAACCTGTGATGATTATACGGATATTATCAGTCATTATCTTGGCAAAAACTGGGGGATTTTTCTCGGCGTAATCTATTTTCTGATGATTATCCATGGGGTATTTATTTATTCCCTGTCAGTGGTGTTTGATAGCGCCTCCTATATAAAGACTTTCGGTCTGACTGAGGCCGATCTGTCACAGTCTATTGTCTATAAAGTCGCGATTTTCGCCGTCCTGGTCGCAATTGCCTCCGGAGGGGAAAAGCTGCTATTTAAAATTTCCGGCCCAATGGTGGTGGTGAAAGTCGGGATCATTCTGGTGTTTGGTTTTGCGATGATCCCACACTGGAATTTTGGCAATATTTCCGCCTTTCCCGCCGCATCGGTTTTCTTTCGCGACGTATTTCTTACTATCCCATTCTGCTTCTTTTCCGCGGTATTTATTCAGGTATTAAACCCAATGAACATCGCTTATCGTAAGCGCGAGGCAGACCGTGTGTTAGCAACCCGCATGGCAATTCGTACCCACCGGATTAGTTATATCACCCTGATTGCGGTGATTCTGTTTTTCTCCTTCTCGTTCACCTTTTCCATCAGCCATGAAGAAGCGGTATCCGCCTTTGAACAGAACATTTCAGCGCTGGCGCTGGCCGCTCAGGTGATTCCTGGCGAAATTATACATATCACCTCAACAGTGTTAAATATTTTTGCCGTTCTCACCGCTTTTTTTGGTATTTATTTAGGTTTTCACGAAGCGCTTAAAGGTATTGTTCTGAATTTATTGGGTCGCGTTATGGATATCAAAAACGTCAACCCACTATTACTGACGTCAGGAATCTGTATCTTTATTGTTGTTACCCTCGTCATTTGGGTCTCGTTCCGCGTCTCAGTATTGGTCTTTTTCCAGTTGGGCAGTCCGCTTTATGGTATTGTCGCGTGTATCATTCCCTTTTTCCTGATTTATAAAGTAACGAAACTGGAAAAATTACGTGGTCTGAAAACCTGGTTGATTTTGTTATATGGGATATTGTTGTGCCTGTCGCCACTATTAAAATTGATTGAATAA
- the dppF gene encoding dipeptide ABC transporter ATP-binding subunit DppF, which produces MSTHEATLQQPLLQAIDLKKHYPVKKGIFSPERLVKALDGVSFTLERGKTLAVVGESGCGKSTLGRLLTMIETPTGGELYYQGQDLLKHDPQAQKLRRQKIQIVFQNPYGSLNPRKKVGQILEEPLLINTSLSKAQRREKALAMMAKVGLKTEHYDRYPHMFSGGQRQRIAIARGLMLDPDVVIADEPVSALDVSVRAQVLNLMMDLQQELGLSYVFISHDLSVVEHIADEVMVMYLGRCVEKGTKEQIFSHPRHPYTQALLSATPRLNPDDRRERIKLTGELPSPLNPPPGCAFNARCRRRFGPCTQLQPQLKEYGGQRVACFAVDQDENPQTSVS; this is translated from the coding sequence ATGAGTACGCATGAGGCCACCTTGCAACAGCCGCTGTTGCAGGCCATTGATCTGAAAAAACATTATCCGGTGAAAAAGGGGATTTTTTCGCCGGAACGTCTGGTAAAGGCGCTCGACGGTGTCTCTTTTACCCTGGAGCGCGGTAAAACTCTGGCTGTGGTGGGGGAATCCGGCTGCGGTAAATCCACACTGGGCCGCCTGCTGACGATGATTGAAACACCTACCGGCGGTGAGCTCTATTATCAGGGACAGGATTTGCTCAAGCATGATCCGCAGGCGCAGAAGTTGCGGCGGCAGAAAATCCAGATTGTGTTTCAGAACCCGTATGGGTCACTCAATCCGCGTAAAAAAGTAGGGCAGATCCTGGAAGAGCCGCTGCTGATTAACACCTCGCTCAGTAAAGCGCAGCGTCGGGAAAAAGCTCTGGCAATGATGGCGAAGGTGGGGCTGAAAACCGAGCATTACGACCGCTATCCACATATGTTCTCCGGTGGTCAGCGCCAGCGTATCGCCATCGCCCGTGGGCTGATGCTTGACCCGGATGTGGTCATTGCTGACGAACCGGTCTCCGCGCTGGATGTCTCGGTACGCGCGCAGGTACTGAACCTGATGATGGATCTGCAGCAGGAACTGGGGCTGTCCTACGTCTTTATCTCTCACGATCTGTCTGTGGTCGAGCATATCGCCGATGAGGTAATGGTGATGTACTTAGGTCGCTGTGTAGAGAAAGGGACGAAGGAGCAGATTTTTAGTCATCCGCGCCATCCGTATACCCAGGCGCTGCTCTCTGCGACGCCGCGCCTGAATCCGGACGATCGTCGTGAGCGTATCAAGCTGACCGGCGAACTGCCAAGCCCGCTCAATCCGCCGCCGGGCTGCGCCTTTAACGCCCGTTGTCGACGTCGTTTCGGACCCTGTACGCAGTTACAGCCGCAACTGAAAGAGTACGGCGGTCAACGGGTGGCCTGCTTTGCCGTCGACCAGGACGAGAATCCGCAGACGTCGGTAAGTTAA
- the dppD gene encoding dipeptide ABC transporter ATP-binding protein, with the protein MALLNVDQLSVHFGDEGMPFKAVDRISYSVKQGEVVGIVGESGSGKSVSSLAIMGLIDYPGRVMAENLLFNGQDLKRISEKERRNLVGAEVAMIFQDPMTSLNPCYTVGFQIMEAIKVHQGGNKKTRRQRAIDLLNQVGIPDPASRLDVYPHQLSGGMSQRVMIAMAIACRPKLLIADEPTTALDVTIQAQIIELLLELQQKENMALVLITHDLALVAEAAHKIIVMYAGQVVETGDAHDIFRAPRHPYTQALLRALPEFAQDKARLASLSGVVPGKYDRPNGCLLNPRCPYATDKCRVEEPDLNLLAGGRQSKCHYPLDDAGRPTR; encoded by the coding sequence ATGGCGTTATTAAATGTAGATCAATTATCAGTACACTTCGGCGACGAAGGTATGCCGTTTAAAGCCGTCGACCGCATCAGCTACAGCGTGAAGCAGGGCGAAGTGGTCGGCATTGTCGGCGAGTCTGGCTCGGGCAAATCGGTCAGTTCGCTGGCGATTATGGGATTGATTGATTACCCAGGCCGTGTGATGGCGGAAAACCTGCTCTTTAACGGACAGGATCTGAAACGTATTTCCGAGAAGGAACGTCGCAATCTGGTGGGCGCTGAAGTGGCGATGATTTTCCAGGACCCGATGACCAGCCTCAATCCTTGCTATACCGTTGGCTTTCAGATTATGGAAGCCATCAAGGTGCATCAGGGCGGGAACAAGAAAACCCGTCGTCAGCGAGCGATTGACCTGTTGAATCAGGTGGGCATTCCCGATCCTGCCTCGCGTCTGGATGTCTATCCGCACCAGCTTTCCGGCGGTATGAGTCAGCGCGTGATGATTGCGATGGCAATAGCCTGTCGACCAAAGCTGTTGATTGCCGATGAACCGACCACCGCGCTGGACGTCACTATTCAGGCGCAAATTATCGAGCTGCTGCTGGAGTTGCAGCAGAAAGAGAACATGGCGCTGGTGTTGATCACCCATGACCTGGCGCTGGTGGCGGAAGCGGCGCACAAAATTATCGTCATGTATGCCGGTCAGGTCGTCGAAACCGGCGATGCACACGATATTTTCCGTGCGCCGCGCCATCCCTATACGCAGGCGCTGCTGCGCGCGCTGCCGGAATTTGCCCAGGACAAAGCACGCCTGGCCTCGTTATCGGGTGTGGTGCCAGGGAAATATGACCGTCCGAACGGTTGTCTGCTTAATCCGCGCTGCCCCTATGCGACGGACAAATGTCGCGTTGAAGAGCCTGACCTGAATCTGTTGGCAGGCGGACGTCAATCAAAATGCCATTACCCCCTTGATGATGCCGGGAGGCCGACACGATGA
- the dppC gene encoding dipeptide ABC transporter permease DppC: protein MSQVSENNVTAAPVPMTPLREFWHYFKRNKGAVVGLAYVVIVILIAVFANFIAPHNPAEQFRDALLAPPVWQEGGSWAHILGTDDVGRDVLSRLMYGARLSLLVGCLVVVLSLVMGIVLGLIAGYFGGLVDNIIMRIVDIMLALPSLLLALVLVAIFGPSIGNAALALTFVALPHYVRLTRAAVLVEVNRDYVTASRVAGAGAMRQMFVNIFPNCLAPLIVQASLGFSNAILDMAALGFLGMGAQPPTPEWGTMLSDVLQFAQSAWWVVTFPGLAILLTVLAFNLMGDGLRDALDPKLKQ from the coding sequence ATGTCACAGGTTAGTGAAAATAACGTTACTGCCGCGCCGGTGCCAATGACGCCGTTGCGAGAGTTCTGGCACTATTTCAAACGCAATAAAGGTGCGGTTGTCGGACTGGCGTATGTCGTCATTGTGATCCTGATTGCAGTGTTTGCCAACTTTATTGCGCCGCATAACCCGGCGGAACAGTTCCGCGATGCGCTGCTGGCGCCGCCTGTCTGGCAGGAAGGCGGCAGTTGGGCGCACATTCTGGGCACCGATGATGTTGGCCGTGATGTTCTCTCGCGCCTGATGTACGGCGCGCGTCTGTCGCTGCTGGTTGGCTGTCTGGTGGTTGTCCTGTCGCTGGTGATGGGGATTGTCCTTGGTCTTATCGCCGGCTACTTCGGCGGTCTGGTCGATAACATCATCATGCGTATTGTCGATATCATGCTGGCCCTGCCAAGCCTGTTGCTGGCGCTGGTACTGGTGGCTATTTTTGGCCCCTCCATTGGTAACGCCGCGCTGGCGTTAACGTTTGTGGCACTGCCGCACTACGTACGTTTGACCCGCGCCGCCGTGCTGGTAGAGGTAAACCGCGATTACGTCACCGCTTCCCGTGTGGCGGGCGCTGGCGCGATGCGTCAGATGTTCGTCAATATTTTTCCCAACTGCCTTGCGCCGCTGATTGTTCAGGCGTCGCTCGGTTTCTCTAACGCCATTCTCGATATGGCCGCCCTGGGCTTTCTTGGCATGGGCGCGCAACCGCCGACGCCAGAGTGGGGCACCATGCTCTCTGACGTGCTGCAGTTCGCGCAAAGCGCCTGGTGGGTCGTGACCTTCCCGGGGCTGGCGATCCTGCTGACGGTGCTGGCATTTAACCTGATGGGTGACGGTCTGCGTGACGCGCTCGATCCCAAACTGAAGCAGTAA
- the dppB gene encoding dipeptide ABC transporter permease DppB, with amino-acid sequence MLQFILRRLGLVIPTFIGITLLTFAFVHMIPGDPVMIMAGERGISPERHAQLLAELGLDKPMWQQYLHYIWGVMHGDLGISLKSRIPVWDEFVPRFKATLELGVCAMIFATAVGIPVGVLAAVKRGSIFDHTAVGLALTGYSMPIFWWGMMLIMLVSVHWNLTPVSGRVSDMVFLDDTNPLTGFMLIDTAIWGEEGNFIDALAHMILPAMVLGTIPLAVIVRMTRSSMLEVLGEDYIRTARAKGLTRMRVIIVHALRNAMLPVVTVIGLQVGTLLAGAILTETIFSWPGLGRWLIDALQRRDYPVVQGGVLLVATMIILVNLLVDLLYGVVNPRIRHKK; translated from the coding sequence ATGTTGCAGTTCATTCTCCGACGTTTGGGACTCGTCATCCCGACGTTTATCGGTATTACCCTTCTCACCTTTGCGTTTGTCCATATGATCCCCGGCGATCCGGTGATGATCATGGCGGGTGAGCGAGGCATTTCCCCTGAGCGCCATGCGCAACTGCTGGCTGAACTCGGTCTTGATAAACCGATGTGGCAGCAGTATCTCCATTATATCTGGGGAGTGATGCATGGCGATTTAGGCATCTCGCTGAAAAGCCGTATTCCTGTATGGGACGAGTTTGTGCCGCGCTTTAAAGCGACACTGGAACTTGGTGTCTGCGCGATGATTTTCGCCACCGCCGTAGGGATCCCGGTTGGCGTACTCGCTGCCGTAAAACGCGGTTCTATTTTCGATCATACTGCCGTTGGCCTGGCGCTGACGGGTTACTCTATGCCGATTTTCTGGTGGGGCATGATGTTGATTATGCTGGTTTCCGTACACTGGAATCTGACGCCGGTTTCCGGGCGTGTTAGCGATATGGTGTTCCTTGACGATACCAATCCGTTGACCGGTTTCATGCTGATTGATACCGCTATTTGGGGCGAAGAGGGTAACTTTATCGATGCGCTGGCGCATATGATCCTACCTGCGATGGTTCTCGGCACCATTCCCCTGGCGGTAATTGTACGTATGACCCGCTCGTCGATGCTGGAAGTGCTGGGCGAAGATTATATCCGTACCGCCCGCGCGAAAGGGCTAACCCGCATGCGCGTCATCATCGTGCACGCGTTGCGTAATGCCATGCTGCCGGTGGTTACCGTCATTGGTTTACAGGTGGGGACGCTACTGGCCGGGGCGATTTTGACGGAAACCATCTTCTCATGGCCGGGGCTGGGGCGCTGGCTGATCGATGCGCTGCAACGCCGTGACTATCCGGTGGTGCAGGGTGGAGTGTTACTGGTAGCGACGATGATCATTCTCGTCAATCTGCTGGTAGACCTGCTGTACGGCGTGGTGAACCCGCGTATTCGGCATAAGAAGTAA